A single Sporosarcina sp. FSL W8-0480 DNA region contains:
- a CDS encoding VWA domain-containing protein: MGFDQLSNMWTAVFPMAVLLYYFFRKKYVTTTISSTLFWETSMRETKVSPYLKNLQRNALFYLQMAALLLLLFILLAPFIPKETVKDSHTVFIVDTSASMSVTDGGLTLLDRSKEKIIALAEERAGNAISIITTGKEPSLLLRKETDRRAVLAAIDKLGVKYEHEHMPRSIDFAKSIAIQDGADVHIFTDFLDRSVFMESMNGITWTVHNNENLSDNIAIEKFGAVSTVDGTEAIIKLSNHTKSKQTGKVIIKNEMTDEALSEQEFSVDEEAGTLLSFKGLPSLSAVSAVLQVQDDYKVDNEAFIILANESSEVIVDSQLHELVKKAFEAIGLTVTTGSVSEMATARDQAMLVTNDPSFLLEGSDPIFLLGRNDSSIEPVSGLIDTVSDTLFTIASINDIYVSALYPPFEEYSTLASIDGKPFIQRSPRGDIIVLTDIALTDWPLHPSFPLFIWSTTETLRTANENVGTFSPNERKAILTSGGAEGIEIFTIEDKYVASFPNGRSFVAPSKPGIYKMIDGETEKYLSVQLDPNEKVVSSGASYRVGFSEAESSGKEEGKNMIGWLFLIPVLLLLLIEWEVQRRRGYPN; encoded by the coding sequence GTGGGGTTCGATCAGTTAAGTAATATGTGGACTGCGGTTTTTCCGATGGCCGTCCTTCTGTATTATTTTTTCAGGAAGAAGTATGTCACCACAACAATTTCATCTACATTATTTTGGGAGACTTCAATGCGAGAGACGAAAGTGTCTCCTTATTTGAAAAATCTCCAGCGTAATGCATTATTCTATTTACAAATGGCGGCTCTATTACTGTTGCTTTTTATTTTACTAGCGCCATTTATACCGAAGGAAACCGTTAAAGACAGTCATACTGTTTTCATCGTAGATACGTCTGCAAGCATGAGTGTGACTGATGGTGGGCTTACGTTGTTAGATAGAAGTAAGGAAAAAATAATAGCACTCGCTGAAGAACGTGCAGGTAACGCAATATCAATTATTACGACAGGAAAAGAACCTTCTCTGTTATTGCGTAAAGAGACTGATAGACGCGCAGTTTTGGCTGCTATAGATAAATTAGGTGTGAAATATGAACATGAACATATGCCCCGCTCAATTGACTTTGCGAAGTCAATCGCTATACAGGATGGTGCGGATGTCCATATTTTCACCGACTTCTTGGATAGGTCCGTTTTCATGGAAAGTATGAATGGAATTACCTGGACAGTACATAACAATGAAAACCTATCCGACAATATCGCCATTGAAAAGTTTGGTGCCGTATCTACTGTGGACGGAACCGAGGCCATTATTAAGCTGTCAAATCATACAAAATCCAAGCAAACCGGAAAGGTGATCATTAAGAATGAAATGACGGATGAAGCATTATCGGAGCAGGAATTTTCAGTCGATGAAGAAGCGGGTACCCTCCTTTCATTTAAAGGTTTGCCATCACTTTCAGCCGTTAGTGCTGTCCTTCAAGTACAGGATGATTATAAAGTTGATAACGAAGCGTTTATTATTTTAGCAAACGAATCTTCAGAGGTAATTGTAGATAGCCAGTTGCATGAACTTGTGAAGAAAGCATTTGAAGCAATCGGTTTAACGGTGACGACGGGTTCTGTCAGTGAAATGGCAACTGCAAGGGATCAAGCAATGCTCGTGACAAATGATCCGTCATTTCTTCTTGAAGGATCTGACCCGATATTTTTGCTTGGCAGAAATGATTCGTCGATTGAGCCGGTTTCAGGGCTAATAGATACAGTAAGCGACACCTTGTTTACCATAGCTTCAATTAATGATATATACGTGAGTGCATTATACCCTCCGTTTGAGGAGTATTCGACATTGGCATCAATTGACGGAAAGCCTTTTATACAGCGTTCACCGCGAGGCGATATTATCGTCTTAACGGATATTGCGTTAACCGATTGGCCTTTGCACCCTTCATTTCCGTTATTCATATGGAGTACTACAGAAACGCTAAGAACGGCTAATGAGAATGTAGGGACTTTTTCTCCCAATGAACGAAAAGCGATCCTAACAAGTGGAGGGGCGGAGGGAATCGAGATTTTTACAATCGAAGACAAATATGTTGCAAGCTTCCCGAATGGCAGAAGTTTTGTAGCACCTTCAAAACCTGGAATATATAAAATGATTGATGGTGAAACAGAGAAATATTTATCGGTTCAATTGGACCCGAATGAAAAAGTTGTCTCCAGTGGAGCAAGTTATCGAGTAGGCTTTAGTGAAGCTGAAAGTAGTGGGAAAGAAGAAGGCAAAAATATGATTGGATGGCTATTTTTAATACCTGTCCTCCTTCTATTATTGATTGAGTGGGAGGTGCAAAGACGTCGTGGATATCCGAATTGA
- a CDS encoding VWA domain-containing protein: protein MDIRIEEPLWLVLLIPVALYMAYTWKASKMKFIGKGTILYALRSLSIFCIVFALTFPYIMLPDNEEQILFVVDRSVSVEDAGPAAEKWITDSLKFRHANQSVGIYSFAGTFRTDFQLSDGEAKLPKLEPIESNNNTNIANAIDLAAAVAKSNLATRIVLLSDGIETAGSLEELLPKYENSHVQIDTVVLNRANKTDASITLFETPRTAYEGEKQLLQVEIESSSQKAGQLLIYRNDEEIINESVALDEGGNIFSFHVEARGTGLLKYEAKLIVPDDGLLENNRMLSVTMLEQSPRVLVVQTERNPSVIPSLLDKNAMEVEVVNAGQLPENLSGYLGFGAILFDNVPGHLVGEHKMAVIEQAVKSFGTGFMMVGGDESYGLGGYFKSPIERLLPVEMEVKGKEQLPSLGLVIAMDRSGSMSGSKIVIAREAAARAVDLLREDDTFGFTAFDHEIWEVIPVGPLGNKQDTIDKILSIPAAGGTDIFPSVAKGYEDLADLKLQRKHIILLTDGQSGMPPDYEEIISEGKNNNVTLSTVAIGTDADGVLLEELAEIGGGRFYDAVDESTIPAILTRETSMLTRTYIEDDPFYATFSNVPEWTSIFKDGVPQMNAYIATTPKGSSTIVAESPKEDPVLAEWMYGLGRTIAFTSDSTGRWSGDLARWGGYSDFWNTAVSRLLPSYEDVPYLITHERGGTYTVTDSSRNAAFLDIAIIDEKGNEVPFQSEPLAPGKVRVTLQADPGLVFFGVSDDKGGLFEAGVSVPYSEEYKPSEPNVALLTKIAERTGGEYHEDPAKVFRSHPFKSGNQKPIANWLIMTAMILFFIDITLRRFGMFSGLMAKIEKKKPVTESNTTNSEDHLSELLKAKKKR from the coding sequence GTGGATATCCGAATTGAGGAGCCTTTATGGCTCGTATTGCTCATCCCAGTAGCACTTTATATGGCATACACTTGGAAGGCTTCAAAAATGAAGTTCATTGGAAAAGGAACCATTCTCTATGCACTTAGAAGTCTTTCTATATTTTGTATCGTCTTTGCGCTTACTTTCCCTTATATCATGTTGCCGGACAATGAAGAACAGATTTTATTTGTTGTGGATCGATCCGTCTCGGTCGAGGATGCAGGACCGGCAGCTGAAAAATGGATTACAGATAGCTTAAAGTTTCGCCATGCCAATCAATCAGTAGGAATCTATTCATTTGCCGGGACATTTCGAACCGATTTTCAATTATCCGATGGAGAAGCAAAGCTGCCGAAATTGGAACCGATTGAATCGAATAATAATACAAATATCGCAAACGCAATTGACTTAGCCGCGGCTGTGGCGAAATCGAATTTGGCTACAAGAATTGTCCTATTATCCGATGGGATTGAGACGGCAGGGTCTCTTGAGGAACTTTTACCGAAATACGAGAATAGCCATGTTCAAATCGATACGGTAGTCTTAAATAGGGCAAATAAAACGGATGCATCTATTACGCTTTTCGAAACCCCGCGAACTGCATATGAAGGGGAAAAACAATTACTGCAAGTAGAGATAGAATCATCTTCTCAGAAAGCAGGCCAGTTACTCATCTATCGTAACGATGAAGAAATCATTAATGAATCTGTTGCACTTGATGAAGGTGGTAATATCTTTTCATTCCATGTAGAGGCAAGGGGAACTGGACTTCTGAAATACGAGGCAAAGCTGATTGTCCCTGATGATGGATTACTGGAAAACAACCGAATGCTATCCGTTACGATGTTGGAGCAATCTCCAAGGGTTCTTGTCGTTCAAACGGAACGGAATCCATCTGTTATCCCATCACTACTTGACAAAAATGCCATGGAAGTTGAAGTTGTGAATGCCGGACAGTTGCCTGAGAATTTATCAGGGTATTTGGGGTTTGGTGCGATTCTTTTCGATAATGTCCCGGGTCACCTTGTTGGTGAACATAAAATGGCAGTAATCGAACAGGCTGTCAAAAGCTTCGGTACAGGTTTCATGATGGTAGGCGGAGATGAAAGCTATGGATTAGGAGGGTATTTCAAATCTCCAATCGAGCGTTTATTGCCAGTGGAAATGGAAGTGAAAGGAAAAGAACAGCTTCCTTCACTTGGACTCGTCATCGCTATGGACCGCTCAGGAAGTATGTCAGGCTCGAAGATTGTCATTGCGAGGGAAGCTGCCGCGAGAGCAGTGGACCTGCTTAGGGAAGATGACACATTTGGATTCACTGCATTTGATCACGAAATATGGGAAGTGATTCCCGTCGGACCATTAGGAAATAAGCAAGATACAATCGATAAAATTCTGTCAATTCCAGCCGCTGGAGGGACGGATATTTTTCCTTCTGTCGCCAAGGGATATGAAGATTTGGCAGATTTGAAACTCCAACGAAAACATATTATTCTTTTAACAGATGGTCAATCCGGTATGCCTCCTGATTATGAAGAGATTATTTCGGAGGGGAAAAATAATAATGTAACGTTATCGACCGTTGCAATCGGAACGGACGCAGATGGTGTTCTCCTTGAAGAGTTAGCTGAAATTGGCGGAGGAAGATTTTACGATGCGGTGGATGAATCGACAATTCCTGCAATATTAACGCGGGAGACATCGATGCTGACCCGTACGTATATTGAAGACGATCCGTTCTATGCAACATTCAGCAACGTTCCGGAGTGGACTTCTATTTTCAAAGATGGAGTTCCGCAAATGAACGCTTATATTGCAACGACTCCAAAGGGGTCATCAACAATTGTTGCGGAAAGTCCGAAAGAGGACCCTGTGTTAGCCGAGTGGATGTATGGTTTAGGGCGTACGATTGCTTTCACTTCAGACTCGACAGGAAGGTGGTCAGGTGATCTTGCGAGATGGGGAGGTTATTCTGATTTTTGGAATACGGCTGTTTCTCGACTTCTTCCCTCGTATGAAGACGTCCCTTATCTGATCACCCATGAACGTGGCGGTACGTATACGGTAACAGACAGTTCTCGCAATGCTGCATTCCTCGATATCGCGATTATTGATGAAAAGGGAAATGAGGTCCCTTTCCAGTCTGAACCTTTAGCTCCTGGGAAAGTGAGAGTCACCTTACAAGCCGATCCAGGACTCGTTTTTTTCGGCGTTTCTGATGATAAAGGTGGTTTATTTGAAGCGGGTGTTTCAGTTCCTTATAGTGAGGAATATAAGCCATCAGAACCGAATGTAGCGTTACTGACTAAGATTGCTGAGCGGACAGGCGGCGAATATCATGAAGATCCTGCAAAAGTATTCAGATCACATCCGTTTAAGAGCGGGAATCAAAAACCTATTGCAAATTGGTTGATCATGACTGCAATGATCTTATTTTTTATAGATATTACGCTACGTCGTTTTGGCATGTTCTCTGGACTCATGGCAAAAATCGAGAAGAAGAAACCTGTGACGGAAAGTAACACTACCAATTCAGAAGATCATTTATCAGAACTTTTGAAAGCGAAAAAGAAACGATAA
- a CDS encoding MFS transporter: MFNMFIAMAGIGLIIPIMPKFLGTFGVAGQVLGFLIAIFSFAQFIFSPISGSLSDRHGRKKIIIFGLIIYGLAQLAFSLSTQLWMLFVARFFSGLGAAFIVPPMMAFVADITTLERRGRGMGLLGASMSLGFMIGPGIGGFLSNISLLFPFYFAAGAAIFAAILSIFILPNPAPSISVEKLQSRKENLFEQLYRSTKTPYFVMLIVMFVFSFGLANYQATISLYVDHKYGYTPSQIAVLITVGGFVGVIVQTFVINPLFKRYGEMRVIIVNLIVAAFSMSAVLLVDLFWTILLVATVFSIATSLLRPAVNTLVSKLAGEEQGFAAGMMNAYMSLGNMVGPALAGSIFDFNIALPYLVGTAILLICFGITSFWANKNKALLASTRTS, encoded by the coding sequence ATGTTCAATATGTTTATCGCCATGGCTGGCATTGGCCTAATTATTCCTATCATGCCGAAATTCCTTGGGACATTCGGAGTTGCCGGACAAGTACTTGGATTCCTCATTGCAATATTCTCCTTTGCGCAGTTCATTTTTTCTCCTATCTCAGGAAGCTTATCCGACCGGCATGGAAGAAAGAAGATTATTATTTTCGGACTGATAATCTATGGCTTAGCTCAGCTTGCATTCAGTTTATCGACTCAGTTATGGATGCTTTTCGTAGCTCGATTCTTTTCGGGTCTTGGAGCCGCATTCATCGTGCCACCAATGATGGCATTCGTTGCAGATATAACGACTTTGGAGCGACGCGGGAGAGGAATGGGACTCCTTGGAGCGTCCATGTCATTGGGCTTTATGATCGGACCTGGCATTGGCGGTTTTCTTTCCAACATAAGTCTTCTGTTCCCGTTCTATTTTGCAGCTGGAGCAGCTATTTTCGCAGCAATTTTATCCATTTTCATCTTACCGAACCCTGCACCATCTATTTCAGTTGAAAAGCTTCAAAGTCGAAAAGAAAATCTTTTTGAACAATTGTACCGGTCAACGAAAACACCTTACTTCGTAATGTTGATTGTCATGTTTGTTTTTTCTTTCGGACTTGCAAACTATCAGGCGACAATTTCACTCTATGTTGACCATAAATATGGATATACCCCTTCTCAAATAGCTGTTCTCATTACAGTCGGGGGATTTGTCGGAGTCATTGTACAAACGTTTGTCATTAATCCGCTGTTTAAAAGGTACGGCGAAATGCGCGTTATTATTGTCAACTTGATTGTCGCTGCTTTTTCGATGTCGGCAGTTTTACTTGTTGACCTATTTTGGACAATTCTATTGGTTGCTACAGTTTTTTCAATAGCCACTTCCCTACTGCGTCCAGCCGTGAACACTCTTGTATCAAAGCTTGCTGGGGAAGAACAAGGCTTTGCCGCGGGGATGATGAATGCCTATATGAGTTTAGGTAATATGGTCGGTCCAGCACTTGCTGGTTCTATTTTCGATTTCAATATAGCATTGCCTTACTTGGTTGGTACAGCAATCCTTTTAATTTGTTTTGGAATTACCAGCTTTTGGGCCAATAAAAACAAAGCACTTCTTGCTTCTACACGGACATCATAA
- a CDS encoding ABC transporter substrate-binding protein, giving the protein MKSIYQAAIVILIVSGILIFINDKLNEGGSAGKNTITVYNWGEYIDPDLIKQFEKETGIKVIYETFDSNEGMMGKIEQGGTSYDITAPSEYMVEMMKEKNLLLPLDYSKIPNIKHIDPYFLDLPFDPGNTYSIPYFWGTVGIAFNPTLLEGQTFESWESLWDPTLKQRVILVDSARETVGMSLNSLGYSLNSTNLGELREATDKLKALTPNVKAVIGDEVTQLMVNGEAAISLTWSGQAADMMYENEDIDYVVPEEGSNLWFDNFVIPRTAKNIEGAHAFLNFMLDPEVAAQNADYVGYSTPNLTALDLMDPEVVEDERFYPDEETRSHLEVYKNLGLELLGVYNELFLEFKMNLR; this is encoded by the coding sequence ATGAAATCAATCTACCAAGCGGCAATAGTAATCCTTATCGTTTCCGGTATCCTGATCTTCATCAATGATAAGTTGAATGAAGGTGGTTCAGCCGGAAAAAACACAATAACAGTATACAACTGGGGCGAATATATCGATCCTGATCTGATCAAGCAATTTGAAAAAGAAACAGGCATAAAGGTCATCTATGAAACATTCGATTCGAATGAAGGCATGATGGGTAAAATCGAGCAAGGCGGTACTTCATATGATATTACTGCTCCTTCGGAATATATGGTCGAAATGATGAAGGAAAAGAATCTTCTTTTGCCGCTCGACTACAGCAAAATTCCTAACATCAAACATATTGATCCGTACTTTTTAGATTTGCCGTTTGATCCGGGGAATACGTATTCCATTCCTTACTTCTGGGGAACTGTAGGAATTGCATTTAATCCAACCTTGCTCGAGGGTCAAACCTTTGAAAGTTGGGAAAGCCTTTGGGATCCTACCCTAAAGCAAAGGGTTATCCTTGTGGATAGTGCAAGAGAAACCGTGGGGATGAGTTTAAACTCATTGGGCTATTCCCTAAATTCAACAAATCTCGGTGAATTGCGAGAAGCAACGGATAAGTTGAAGGCTCTAACCCCCAATGTCAAAGCAGTGATCGGCGATGAAGTGACTCAGTTAATGGTCAATGGTGAAGCGGCCATATCGCTAACTTGGTCCGGTCAGGCAGCCGATATGATGTATGAGAACGAAGATATCGACTATGTCGTCCCTGAAGAAGGATCCAACTTATGGTTTGACAATTTTGTCATTCCACGGACAGCTAAAAACATAGAAGGTGCACATGCTTTCCTTAATTTTATGCTTGACCCTGAAGTAGCAGCCCAAAATGCTGATTATGTCGGGTATTCAACACCAAATCTAACAGCACTTGACCTGATGGACCCTGAAGTGGTTGAAGATGAACGCTTCTATCCCGATGAAGAGACACGGAGCCATTTGGAAGTGTATAAAAACTTAGGTTTGGAATTATTAGGTGTTTACAATGAACTCTTCTTGGAATTCAAAATGAATTTAAGATAA
- a CDS encoding ABC transporter permease — translation MERIGKLPKLYLTVVFIILYAPIFYLIFYSFNSGGGMSDFESFTWEHYAAVFEDKRLIVIVLNTIIIALLSALASTAIGVIGALAIYFMRNKKMRNAVLSLNNILMVSPDVIIGASFLILFTMIGVKLGFASVLISHIAFSIPIVVIMVLPKLSEMNPTLIDAARDLGATSKDIMTRVILPFIKPGIFAGFFLALTYSLDDFAVTFFVTGNGFSTLSVEIYSMARTGISLTINALSGIIFVVTVGLVLGYYALNRKLKAPLAGVKK, via the coding sequence ATGGAAAGAATAGGTAAGCTTCCTAAACTGTATCTGACCGTTGTTTTCATCATCCTGTATGCGCCCATTTTTTATTTGATATTCTACTCTTTCAATTCTGGTGGTGGAATGTCTGATTTCGAATCATTTACTTGGGAGCATTATGCAGCAGTTTTTGAAGATAAGCGTCTCATTGTAATTGTATTAAATACAATCATTATCGCCCTATTGTCTGCACTTGCTTCAACTGCTATCGGTGTTATCGGTGCGTTGGCGATTTACTTCATGAGAAATAAAAAAATGAGAAATGCAGTGCTTTCACTGAATAATATTTTGATGGTAAGCCCGGATGTTATTATCGGAGCCTCTTTCCTCATCCTCTTTACAATGATTGGGGTTAAATTAGGCTTTGCTTCCGTTTTGATATCACATATTGCATTCAGTATTCCGATTGTCGTCATTATGGTCTTGCCGAAATTATCGGAGATGAATCCTACATTGATAGATGCTGCACGGGATTTAGGTGCAACAAGTAAAGACATTATGACAAGGGTCATCCTCCCTTTCATCAAGCCAGGGATATTCGCAGGCTTTTTCCTTGCACTAACGTACTCGCTTGATGATTTTGCAGTTACATTCTTCGTAACTGGGAATGGATTCTCTACTTTATCCGTTGAAATCTACTCAATGGCGAGAACTGGGATTAGTCTTACAATCAATGCCCTATCCGGCATTATTTTCGTAGTAACAGTCGGCCTCGTACTTGGATACTACGCCCTTAATCGGAAATTGAAAGCACCTCTTGCGGGGGTGAAAAAATGA
- a CDS encoding ABC transporter permease: MKNNRLRSFYTIPYTAWILLFVIAPIALIVYYSFFDLTGNFTLSNYKSFFSSVYLKLTISSFWYAFLITLFSLLISYPTAYLITKTKHKQLWLLLIIIPSWINLLLKTYAFIGLMGLYGPINALLEVVGIGKQQILFTDFSYVFVSVYIFIPFMILPIFNALDKLNPVLIDASRDLGANSWTTFKRVIWPLTINGVKSGIQVVFIPALSLFMITRLIAGNKVITLGTAIEQQFLVTQNWGMGSTIAVFLILFMFIIMSFTTGKERGATGNGKNR, encoded by the coding sequence ATGAAGAATAATCGCCTACGGTCATTTTACACAATTCCTTATACGGCTTGGATATTGTTATTTGTCATTGCACCGATTGCATTGATCGTCTACTATTCATTTTTTGATCTAACAGGCAATTTTACCTTATCCAACTATAAGAGCTTTTTCTCGTCTGTTTACCTTAAGCTGACAATAAGCTCATTTTGGTATGCGTTTCTAATTACATTGTTTTCACTGTTAATCTCCTATCCAACAGCATATCTCATAACAAAGACTAAGCATAAACAGTTATGGCTTTTGTTAATCATCATCCCTTCTTGGATTAACCTATTGCTAAAAACGTATGCATTCATTGGTTTAATGGGATTATACGGGCCAATAAATGCGCTCCTTGAAGTAGTCGGCATCGGCAAACAACAGATCCTGTTCACCGATTTCAGTTACGTTTTTGTTTCCGTCTATATTTTCATACCGTTTATGATTTTGCCGATTTTCAATGCGCTCGACAAATTGAATCCTGTATTGATAGATGCTTCTCGTGATTTAGGTGCAAACAGTTGGACAACGTTTAAACGTGTCATCTGGCCGTTGACGATTAACGGCGTGAAATCTGGCATACAAGTGGTTTTCATCCCTGCACTTTCACTCTTTATGATTACAAGGCTGATTGCAGGTAACAAAGTCATTACACTTGGAACAGCAATTGAACAACAGTTTTTAGTAACACAAAACTGGGGAATGGGTTCAACGATTGCCGTATTCCTAATTCTATTCATGTTCATAATAATGTCGTTCACTACTGGTAAAGAAAGGGGGGCTACAGGTAATGGAAAGAATAGGTAA
- a CDS encoding ABC transporter ATP-binding protein, which yields MANQPIIRFENVTKKYSDETTVLDNVSFEMERGKFYTLLGPSGCGKTTILRLIAGFIEPTDGTIYFNGKNINNVPANERQVNTVFQDYALFPHLNVYENIAFGLRIKKVKKDKIDFKVKEALKFVNLAGYENREITEMSGGQRQRVAIARAIVNDPEIILLDEPLSALDLKLRSEMQYELRELQQRLGKTFVFVTHDQEEALAMSDEIFVMNDGVIQQSGTPLDIYDEPINRFVADFIGESNIVSGRMIEDYVVEFTGKRFDCADAGLQPNEKVDIVIRPEDLEITTIDKGKLNVTVDTQLFRGVHYELSTYDKDGNEWLVHSTKKAEVGEVIGLDFNPEDIHVMRLNESEEEYDARLESYGALADEE from the coding sequence ATGGCAAACCAGCCTATTATCCGTTTTGAGAACGTAACGAAGAAATACAGTGATGAAACAACCGTATTGGATAATGTATCTTTCGAAATGGAACGCGGAAAGTTTTATACGTTATTAGGACCTTCAGGATGTGGGAAGACGACAATTCTTCGATTGATCGCAGGATTTATCGAGCCAACTGACGGTACAATTTACTTCAATGGGAAAAACATTAATAACGTGCCTGCAAATGAACGTCAAGTGAATACAGTATTCCAGGACTATGCCCTCTTCCCCCATCTGAATGTGTATGAAAATATCGCATTCGGCCTACGTATTAAAAAGGTGAAGAAGGACAAAATCGATTTCAAAGTCAAGGAAGCACTGAAATTCGTCAATCTAGCGGGCTATGAGAATCGGGAAATTACGGAAATGTCGGGTGGTCAGCGCCAACGTGTTGCGATTGCAAGAGCGATTGTCAATGATCCGGAAATCATTCTATTAGACGAGCCTTTATCCGCTCTGGACTTGAAGCTACGGTCGGAAATGCAGTATGAATTACGTGAATTGCAACAACGTTTAGGAAAAACATTCGTCTTCGTCACCCATGACCAAGAGGAAGCACTTGCCATGTCTGATGAAATCTTCGTCATGAACGATGGGGTTATTCAACAATCCGGAACGCCACTTGATATTTACGACGAACCAATTAACCGTTTTGTCGCAGATTTCATCGGTGAGTCCAATATCGTATCAGGTCGAATGATTGAGGATTATGTCGTTGAATTCACTGGTAAGCGATTTGACTGTGCTGATGCAGGTCTTCAGCCGAATGAAAAAGTCGATATTGTTATCCGACCAGAAGACTTGGAAATTACAACAATCGATAAAGGTAAATTGAACGTCACAGTAGACACACAATTATTCCGTGGAGTCCATTATGAATTGTCCACGTATGACAAGGACGGAAATGAATGGCTCGTCCATTCAACGAAGAAAGCGGAAGTTGGTGAAGTAATCGGGCTCGATTTCAATCCTGAAGACATTCATGTTATGAGGTTGAATGAGTCAGAAGAAGAATACGATGCTCGACTAGAATCTTATGGAGCGCTTGCCGATGAAGAATAA
- a CDS encoding XRE family transcriptional regulator — MQIGSKIKSLRLKKGLTQEELGERTDLTKGYISQLERELTSPSIETLFSLLEVLGTTPKEFFDEPKKNMKVVYSPEDQTTYVNDELKYSIRWLVPRSNENEMEPVHISFSKHGEFKQFEPSLAETFIYVLSGKVEIEIGNRTYTASKGDSAYYEASDHHRVSNANEGPTELLLVATESYL; from the coding sequence ATGCAGATCGGAAGTAAAATCAAAAGTCTTCGATTGAAAAAAGGCTTGACTCAAGAAGAGTTGGGCGAAAGAACAGACCTTACAAAAGGCTATATATCTCAATTGGAACGTGAACTTACTTCTCCATCAATCGAAACTCTCTTTTCTTTATTGGAGGTGTTAGGAACAACGCCAAAAGAATTTTTCGATGAACCCAAGAAAAACATGAAAGTAGTTTACTCACCAGAAGATCAAACCACCTATGTGAATGACGAACTAAAATATAGTATCCGTTGGTTAGTTCCCCGTTCGAATGAAAATGAAATGGAACCTGTCCATATTTCATTTTCAAAACACGGCGAATTTAAACAGTTCGAACCTTCCCTTGCGGAAACATTCATATATGTACTATCCGGTAAAGTTGAAATCGAAATCGGCAATCGTACATACACGGCCTCAAAGGGTGATTCAGCTTATTATGAGGCATCCGACCATCATCGTGTATCGAATGCAAATGAAGGTCCGACCGAGTTGCTATTAGTGGCAACAGAATCATATTTATAA
- a CDS encoding redoxin domain-containing protein, producing MKIREQMPELRGATTWLNGRVDRYDLIGVKPTLIHFWSVSCRQCKEAIRDVNYIRDRYKGLLNVVAVHMPRNADDNDLDTIRALVRLHDITQPVFIDNSLILSDAFDNQFVPAYYVFDKHGQLRHFQAGGSGSMRTLENRVSRILDETRM from the coding sequence ATGAAAATACGCGAACAGATGCCGGAATTGAGAGGGGCAACAACTTGGTTGAATGGGAGAGTGGATAGGTATGATCTGATAGGTGTGAAACCTACCCTTATTCATTTTTGGTCTGTTAGCTGTCGTCAATGTAAGGAGGCAATACGGGATGTAAATTATATCCGTGACCGCTACAAGGGTCTGTTGAATGTAGTCGCTGTGCATATGCCTCGAAATGCCGATGACAATGATTTGGATACGATTAGAGCGCTCGTTAGATTGCATGATATTACCCAACCGGTGTTTATTGATAATTCTTTAATATTGTCGGATGCATTTGATAATCAATTTGTTCCAGCGTATTATGTCTTCGATAAGCATGGCCAATTGCGTCATTTCCAAGCGGGTGGAAGCGGCAGTATGCGTACGCTTGAAAACCGTGTAAGTCGTATATTAGATGAAACCAGAATGTGA